A window of Daucus carota subsp. sativus chromosome 2, DH1 v3.0, whole genome shotgun sequence genomic DNA:
TACAATTAATGCAGTAAATATTATCAGAGGGAGCCTGCTAAACAGATGATATACCGTAGAGGAGGTAGAGGTGTCATGAAGTGACTGATTAACATTTTCCACAGAAGAGAATGCATGTACTTTTTTCTCAAGATCTGGATAAGAAGCCGCAGAATAATTCCAAAAAGGAGCTGTCTCGCCAATCTTTTCTCGTCTCAAAGCAATCTATAAGTTGTACAATCTCAGGAGGCATAAGCATAGCACATCcaatacattaaaattagataggACGGCTATAAGATACTACAATTATGAACATAGCTTTAGAAAGCAAAGAAGGATGGGGAATGGAGAAAGGAAACGAAGGTGCCGGACTCTTTCTTGTATACTTAATTGAAGTTAACATTTCAATTTAACACAAGTGACACAAACAATTAGATATGATATTCCTTGAACTTGCCTTCTTTACATATTATTGTTCCAAATTATATCCTCCTTCCGCCCCTCTCTTCCCAGACTAGGAAAAAACAAGACAACTGCAATCTTGCGAAGATACCTAACCCCACTATgtattgttataatttcaattcACTGCCATGTTTTAGTAGAAATCTAACATGTTGCATTGTTGTGGCATTTTCAACTCTTCTTTCTCTTCTCGTACGTTACTGCAAGACTTAGTATTATTCAAGTGACAGATCTTCGATTTACACGCATACCGTTATTGGTGTCTTTCTAGGTTGCTTCTAGGTTCTACACTATAAACGAGGGTAAAGATAAATCTGAGTACAGGGTTGGCCTGTATTTCTCACTCTAAGCACATCTTGCAGCTGGTAATATAAAGTTCATGTCACCTTTCCAGTTCTGGCAAGTTCTTTGATACCAAACTTGCTTAAATTTCTTAGAACAGCGGCTATCTTACCAGGATCTCCAGTGACCTGTAACAACCAGAAACAGAGAAATTAGCTTCTAATTGCTTTGACGGCACAATACACGTCAAGGACAACTAATTCGAGGTGCTATACATATTAGCTGAAATGAGTAATGATTAAGTTATAATATCAAGCAAAAGAATATACATAATGAAAACTAGAAGAGCTCGGGGAGAGAATCTTGTTGGCCTTCATTTCCAACATAcagaaattaaatcaaaattatgtaaaaaaggGAACAGGATTATATGCCTGCACGTGTGCTAAAAAGCCCTAGACGATATAGGCTGGTGTATAACTCTTATGATTAAGTCTAAGAAGGCAATAAGAGCTTAATGATAGAATATATGAGTTTACTACCTTGAGAAATAGATCCTATAAACGGGTAACCTATTGCTTAGAGAATTACTCATTTGCTTCCCAGTTAGAAGTACATATATTACTTAATGAGTAACTCATATGACAAATATGacgaatttcataattttttaaatatctaCATTTCTTCTACCAGACTTTTAGACTAATGGAGCTGCAATTGTACAGCATATATTCCTTATTAGAAATGGCAATTCTGCTTCTTTAGCATGTACCAGAGTTACAACCGTAACATAAGATATTAGGTAACTACATATATCAGGAATTAGTTAATGAGCAAACATGACCCAATTATCTGCCTCTAGGCTCAAAACAACCGCAATGCTCCCTGAAGCTTAGCTAACCAAAGTAAATAAGGTATTGGACATGATAGTTTAATCATACCTCTACAGTCAATGCCTGATCTGATGTATCAACAATTTTCCCTCTAAAAATATCTACGAGCCACATGATCTGAAGGCAAATacagaaaatttgaaattagcaGCTGAATGTAAAAAGGAGAAACATGTTATTGgatataaaaatacatatcaGACTTGATTTTCTACTAGTTGTCTTCATAGCATATAATGGTAATCAGATTCCATATATCACATATGATTATAAGATAGGATATACTATGCTGGAACAATATTAAATGAAAATAGAGTtactaaaattgaataataatatagtcTGTGACTAACAGTCTACGCTTCAAAGATCCCTTTGACATTCGATTTTGATTGGAGAGTTTTTATTATCCAGCCACCTGTTCTGGAACTTCCCGTTACAATCAGTTCTCCTATGTTGGTATAAGAGAAATGTAATAGCTCTAAATACGGATATCTTTACAATATCAGCTTCATAGATATAGAGCTTGAGATTCCTTTCTGTGTAATAGACCCGTACTTATTCGGTTCATTGCAAGTAGGTTTCTTATACCCAATATTGTATCTGAATTTGTTCAATTGAATGAGATGGGAAATATCTCTTGGAAGAAAAACATAGTTCTCAAGTTCCTTGGATCTTCATCCAATAGTTTTACAGTAAAATTTTTATCAATCACACTATCCCTGATAATATTACTTGCGTACATATTCTGACACTCCTATAGTCATTCATGAACATAAGGATTATGGAAACCATGGTTACCTCAGGTAGTGTGCTTGGACTTGCGCCAAGTTTGACAAGAATGAGCTCACGTTCTACTTGGGGTTCCTTTGAGAGATCTTCCACCTAAGACGTGAAGTATTTGAGCAAAAAAGTAGTGACAGAATAATGTAACAAGACAGGTAATTAGGCAACAACTAagctaaaaaaaaaagaaaaaaggacaCACAACCTTCAAGACATGCACAAGCTTGTTGAGCTGTTCGACAACTTGTTGCAAGACTTTGTTGGTGCCGGAGACAACAATAGTAAAAAGAGCCTTGTCCTTGTTTAAACCAACCGCAAGAGACTCGATATTGTAACCTCTCCTAGCAAAGACCCCCGCAATTCTATTAATGATACCACTCTCGTCCCCAACAAACACAGAAATGGTGTGCCGCTTTACgctgtatatatataatcaaatataattcgAGAAATTAGGATGACAAGTATAAAATTCGGCACAAGAGGAATATCAATATACATTATTACACATTACGGAATCGGGTAGTTGTTAAAATGAGAAACTTTCGTCCCCAACAAATACAGAAATGGTGTGGCGTTTCACGCTgtgtataaataattaaatataatttgagaAATTACGATGACAAGTATAAAATTCGGCACACGAGtaatatgaatatatacatTATCACACATTACGGAATTGGGTAGCTGTTAAAATAAGAAAAGATTGACATAAGTTGTGAATTACAAGTAACCCATGAATGAATTGAATTAAACAAGAAGAAAGCTTACCTGGAAGGAGCAAGTGAAACAGAGGAATGAGTGAGAGTtgaagcagcagcagcaactcCATTATTTGTTGATTGAAAATGCTTAGAACATTGAGACCCGGACCCGGACCCGGACCCAAACCCGAGTGTTGCAGCACCTCTACTAATTCTTCTAGTGGCTGTGGTGGTGTCTTTCCAACTGCCACCGTCGATCCCCGCCGTCAAACTCCAGTGTGCAGCCGCCATGGACATCTCTCAGCAATGTATGTATAATGTATGTATAGATTATAGTACATAAGTAAGCAGGGGGAGCTCTGGTAGTATTTAAATAAACATAGGATATTTGGGTTTAGGACAGGAGAGTCAGAGAAGAGTGGCTTTTGTGGGTCCTACCAACTACAAGACCCGAGTCTTcttctttaaatatttttcacaaTACTACTTTCTGCTTTAAATATTAGTAACTATATagtgtactccctccgtctcttaatacttttcccatttgtacttttcacgtttgccaacacacacttttaatcattaatatttttagttttgtattagtattaaatataaaaatttcaatgtattaaagtacttataaatacgaatctaacaagatcactcatgactatatttgatCATATGAATTatgcgtaaattagtaatttgtctcatgtcgtGAACAGTTCCAACATCCCAAATGGGAAAAGTAAAAAGAAtcggagggagtactactttAAGTTTCTAACAAACATgacttaatattaaaatcaaggCACATGGAGTACTTAAAAATacatgtaatattataaatagtaTTGCGAAATGTAATGATCACAAAATTCTTAATTGAATaactatatttaattattcGATTATTTGATTCATTTAAATGATTATTCTCATGATTCAAAATATAGTGCTGATTTACAAGGTGACTAGAAAGAAATAAAACGTGTCATTATTAATTGCGAATAGAAGTCAGAAAAAGGTTGACTCAAAGTATGTATTTAAGTAGTTCGAGAAATaatgatatatgtgtgtgtatatatcaaGAAATAAACTAATAATGAGATTATCGATAAAGTTTATTAAAGATGTTATTTAAggaaatttattttgattagatAATACTAGATATTAAAAAGCTACGGgctttttttagaaaaataataatagtagCGTTTTATTGGGACTAAAATaataaaacgctacacgatgtacCTTATGTcgggattaaaaaaaatagctaTTTTATGTAGTTTTATgctgtgataaaaaaaaaaaatgttacacgatgtagcgtttcTTTGAACGATAGAAACATTATATTATCGAAAatgatatttgaaattattttttaattattttgaacattACGTGTGTACGACTGTTTTGCAACATGTGAGCCCTTTTTTCCTCTGAAGCACCTCTTCTCGCGAGACAGATTCAAAAGAAGAATACAATcacttaatttaataataattaaataaatatgttgAATCTCacctaaatttaaatttaataactaTAATAAACATATCAACGGTGTTGGCTCCTATTATCACCATATCTATCATTAATATCTTAAATATAAGGAAATGGTCCCAAATATTATTTACTAACACTACATCGTGTGTAGCATTTCGA
This region includes:
- the LOC108210036 gene encoding acetolactate synthase small subunit 2, chloroplastic, which codes for MSMAAAHWSLTAGIDGGSWKDTTTATRRISRGAATLGFGSGSGSGSQCSKHFQSTNNGVAAAASTLTHSSVSLAPSSVKRHTISVFVGDESGIINRIAGVFARRGYNIESLAVGLNKDKALFTIVVSGTNKVLQQVVEQLNKLVHVLKVEDLSKEPQVERELILVKLGASPSTLPEIMWLVDIFRGKIVDTSDQALTVEVTGDPGKIAAVLRNLSKFGIKELARTGKIALRREKIGETAPFWNYSAASYPDLEKKVHAFSSVENVNQSLHDTSTSSTGDVYPVEPNNEFAFQKVLDPHWGVVYDEDSSGNQSHTLCMLVNDSPGVLNIVSGVISRRGYNIQSLAVGPAEMEGFSRITTVVPGTDDTINKLVNQFRKLVDIHEVKDITHSPFSERELMLIKVAADPDARRDVLDIARIFRAKPVDVSDHTITLELTGDFEKMLALQKLLETYGICEVARTGRVALVRESGVNSKYLRGYSLPF